A window of Haliscomenobacter hydrossis DSM 1100 contains these coding sequences:
- a CDS encoding co-chaperone GroES: protein MKPINDRVVVKPAPAEEKTKGGIIIPDTAKEKPQRGEVVAVGPGKDGNLMTVTVGDIVLYGKYAGQELNFEGQDYLIMREDDILVIL, encoded by the coding sequence ATGAAGCCTATCAACGATCGAGTTGTAGTTAAACCCGCTCCGGCTGAAGAGAAAACCAAAGGTGGTATCATCATTCCTGACACTGCCAAAGAAAAACCGCAGCGCGGCGAAGTCGTAGCAGTTGGCCCAGGTAAAGACGGTAATTTGATGACCGTAACCGTCGGCGACATCGTGCTCTACGGCAAATATGCTGGTCAAGAGCTCAATTTCGAAGGCCAGGACTATTTGATCATGCGTGAAGATGACATTTTGGTTATTCTGTAA
- the groL gene encoding chaperonin GroEL (60 kDa chaperone family; promotes refolding of misfolded polypeptides especially under stressful conditions; forms two stacked rings of heptamers to form a barrel-shaped 14mer; ends can be capped by GroES; misfolded proteins enter the barrel where they are refolded when GroES binds) has protein sequence MAKEISFNRDARERLRAGVDALANAVKVTLGPKGRNVVIQKSFGAPQITKDGVTVAKEIELEDAVENMGAQMVKEVASKTADIAGDGTTTATVLAQAMINAGLKNVAAGANPMDLKRGMDKAVRKVVENLKEQSEQIGDDFEKIKQVAAISANNDEEIGALIADAMKRVTKDGVITVEEAKGTDTYVDEVLGMQFDRGYLSPYFVTNTEDMTAEYENPYILITDRKISNMADIVPVLEKVVGSGRSLLIIAEDIESQALGVLVVNRLRANLKIVAVKAPGFGDRRKAMLEDIAVLTGGTVISEEKGYKLENAGLEHLGNAEKIQVDKDNTTIINGKGDEELINSRITQIKQQIGTTTSDYDREKLQERLAKLSGGVAVLYVGAPTEVEMKEKKDRVDDALHATRAAIEEGIVAGGGVALVRAIKVLTNAKGTNEDETIGMAIVKKALEAPLRIIAENAGIEGSVVLQRVSNSKDAMGYNARTDKYEDLKKAGVIDPTKVTRIALENASSIAGMVLTTECVVSDKPEKDAPMPPMGGGGMPGMM, from the coding sequence ATGGCTAAGGAAATTAGCTTTAATCGCGATGCACGCGAAAGGTTGCGTGCAGGTGTAGATGCCCTGGCTAATGCCGTAAAGGTGACCCTCGGACCTAAAGGCCGTAACGTGGTTATTCAAAAGAGCTTCGGTGCCCCCCAAATTACCAAGGACGGTGTAACTGTAGCCAAAGAAATTGAACTGGAAGACGCCGTTGAAAACATGGGTGCCCAGATGGTGAAAGAAGTTGCTTCCAAAACTGCCGATATCGCCGGTGATGGTACAACTACGGCCACAGTCTTGGCTCAAGCCATGATCAATGCTGGTTTGAAAAACGTTGCTGCCGGTGCCAATCCAATGGACCTGAAGCGCGGGATGGATAAAGCTGTTCGCAAAGTGGTGGAAAACCTCAAAGAACAGTCTGAACAAATCGGCGACGATTTTGAAAAAATCAAACAAGTTGCGGCCATCTCTGCCAACAACGACGAAGAAATTGGTGCCCTGATCGCTGATGCGATGAAGCGCGTAACCAAAGACGGCGTTATTACCGTAGAAGAAGCCAAAGGTACCGATACTTATGTAGATGAAGTATTGGGTATGCAATTCGATCGCGGTTACCTGTCTCCTTACTTCGTGACCAACACGGAAGACATGACCGCGGAGTACGAAAATCCGTACATCCTCATCACTGACCGCAAAATTTCCAACATGGCCGACATCGTGCCCGTTTTGGAAAAAGTAGTAGGCAGTGGCCGTTCACTCCTCATCATTGCTGAAGACATCGAAAGCCAGGCTTTGGGCGTATTGGTGGTCAACCGCCTGCGTGCCAACCTGAAAATCGTTGCTGTGAAAGCTCCTGGATTCGGCGACCGTCGCAAAGCCATGTTGGAAGACATCGCCGTGCTGACCGGTGGTACCGTAATCTCGGAAGAAAAAGGCTACAAGCTGGAAAATGCTGGCCTTGAGCATTTGGGGAATGCTGAAAAGATTCAAGTTGACAAAGACAACACCACCATCATCAATGGAAAAGGTGACGAAGAACTGATCAACTCCAGAATCACGCAGATCAAACAACAAATTGGCACCACTACTTCTGACTACGATCGTGAAAAACTGCAAGAACGTTTGGCAAAATTGTCAGGTGGGGTTGCGGTACTTTATGTAGGTGCGCCTACCGAAGTAGAAATGAAGGAGAAAAAAGACCGTGTCGACGACGCTCTGCATGCAACTCGTGCAGCCATCGAAGAAGGCATCGTTGCTGGTGGTGGTGTAGCTCTGGTTCGCGCCATCAAGGTGTTGACCAATGCCAAAGGGACCAACGAAGACGAAACCATCGGTATGGCGATTGTGAAGAAGGCGCTTGAAGCTCCTCTCCGCATCATCGCTGAAAACGCGGGTATCGAAGGTTCCGTGGTACTGCAAAGAGTATCCAACTCGAAAGACGCAATGGGTTACAACGCCCGTACCGATAAATACGAAGACTTGAAAAAAGCTGGTGTAATTGACCCAACCAAGGTTACCCGCATCGCTTTGGAAAATGCTTCTTCGATCGCTGGAATGGTGCTGACTACCGAATGTGTAGTGAGTGACAAACCAGAAAAAGATGCACCAATGCCTCCAATGGGCGGCGGCGGTATGCCAGGCATGATGTAA
- a CDS encoding ankyrin repeat domain-containing protein — protein sequence MDVLNKLIVDIELHHVEGIQQAFSNGIDPNSTYNDEPLIYELCSEYTRGPRFKDCVKVFVDAGLQFDDPALLAVLLNDAAQLELLLKGDPSLASKTYSMRCAYTPLLEASLMHICAEFNHLACALVLVQYGADIDAKAGVDEHGFGGQTPIFHTVNQNNHQSSEMFDFLLAHAADLHMQVKGLIWGKGYSWETFIPAVNPISYAMMGLLPQMHRDEQTISAVVSRLMHAAYGIEYVAGNVPNRYLLG from the coding sequence ATGGACGTGCTCAACAAATTGATTGTAGACATTGAACTTCACCATGTTGAAGGGATCCAACAGGCTTTCAGCAATGGTATAGATCCCAATAGTACCTACAATGATGAACCACTGATTTATGAATTGTGTAGCGAGTACACCCGTGGCCCCCGCTTCAAGGATTGTGTAAAAGTATTTGTGGATGCGGGCTTGCAATTTGATGATCCTGCATTATTGGCAGTTCTACTGAATGATGCAGCACAACTTGAATTGCTCCTCAAAGGCGACCCTTCGCTCGCCTCTAAAACTTATTCCATGCGCTGTGCCTACACGCCGCTGCTCGAAGCAAGCCTTATGCACATTTGTGCCGAGTTCAACCACCTCGCTTGTGCCCTGGTTTTGGTGCAATACGGGGCGGATATCGATGCAAAAGCAGGTGTCGATGAACATGGGTTTGGTGGCCAAACGCCCATTTTTCACACCGTCAATCAAAATAACCACCAATCTAGTGAGATGTTTGATTTTTTATTGGCCCACGCCGCTGATTTACATATGCAAGTTAAAGGGCTAATTTGGGGAAAAGGTTATTCCTGGGAAACTTTTATCCCTGCTGTAAACCCCATCAGCTATGCGATGATGGGCTTGTTGCCACAAATGCATCGGGATGAACAGACGATCTCAGCCGTAGTCAGCAGATTGATGCATGCAGCATATGGAATTGAGTATGTGGCTGGGAATGTGCCGAATCGATATTTGTTGGGCTGA
- the tnpA gene encoding IS200/IS605 family transposase, with product MADVFSQLYIQTVFAVNKRQALIHPTWEEKLNAYITGIVENKGHKLLAIGGMPDHIHLFIGLKPAEALSDLVREVKKASNTYINENQFTPFTFDWQSGYGAFSYSRSHMDAVCKYILNQKNHHKKKTFEQEFRKMLVDFEIEIGKKQLFDFFIPD from the coding sequence ATGGCTGATGTATTTTCTCAACTTTACATTCAAACAGTTTTTGCAGTAAACAAACGCCAAGCATTAATTCATCCAACCTGGGAAGAAAAACTAAATGCTTACATTACTGGTATAGTCGAAAACAAAGGGCATAAATTGCTTGCTATTGGAGGAATGCCAGATCATATTCATCTGTTTATTGGCCTTAAACCCGCTGAAGCTTTATCAGATTTGGTACGGGAGGTAAAAAAAGCAAGCAATACCTATATCAATGAAAATCAATTCACACCGTTTACCTTTGATTGGCAATCTGGTTATGGGGCGTTTTCATACAGTCGCTCTCATATGGATGCAGTGTGTAAATACATTTTAAATCAAAAAAACCATCACAAAAAGAAGACTTTTGAGCAGGAGTTCAGGAAAATGTTAGTTGATTTTGAAATAGAAATCGGGAAAAAACAATTGTTTGATTTTTTTATTCCCGATTGA
- a CDS encoding glyoxalase/bleomycin resistance/extradiol dioxygenase family protein produces MQSSTKFLSIIPVLPSQDIDRDVEWYRQKTGFEPVFQDKMYAVLHREHLSIHLQWHADTPDDPLLGGSVIRILVENIQPLFEEFVTRGTVKADKFIANTPWNTNEFGFYDLNNNAVFLVEGL; encoded by the coding sequence ATGCAATCAAGTACCAAATTCTTATCCATCATCCCGGTACTCCCTTCTCAGGACATTGACAGAGATGTAGAATGGTACCGCCAAAAAACCGGTTTTGAACCCGTTTTTCAGGACAAAATGTACGCCGTTCTGCACCGGGAACATCTATCCATCCACTTGCAATGGCATGCTGACACACCTGATGATCCCTTACTGGGCGGTTCGGTGATCCGTATTCTTGTCGAAAACATCCAGCCGCTCTTTGAGGAATTTGTGACCCGAGGAACCGTCAAGGCAGACAAATTCATCGCCAATACACCCTGGAATACCAATGAATTTGGGTTTTATGATTTGAACAACAATGCGGTATTTTTGGTGGAGGGATTGTAA
- a CDS encoding M20/M25/M40 family metallo-hydrolase: MKRISILLPIVLLVFPLLAQDANSQKINASHVNRHHALLAEYVQFCAIPNTWNDAEQLRQNASFIIEMMKKRGITNARTLEAEVPGAIPAVYGEILTPGATQTLIFYAHYDGQPVNPAKWAEGLSPFKPQLLTTSLDKGGQFIDFPTANTPINNDWRLYGRATADDKAGVFTILNAYDAIRQSGLAPKLNLKFFFEGEEEKGSTNLEAILAQHKDLLKADAWIIVDGPMHASGRKQITFGVRGDVNMNLTVLGAKRPLHSGNYGNWAPNPALKLVHLLASMKNNRGKVLIDGFYDDVVPLSKTERKALAAIPDPAPIMQKDLAFAAAENPKRSFLESITTIPTLNINGIESANVGRLASNIIPTMATVTLDLRLVKGNDVQRQIQKVVDHVKKQGYYVLDHEPTDEERMQYPNIAIIRNGVGYNAQRTSMDVPISQAVIKAVRSTSKEEIILMPSTGGSLPLFLFEKVLNTPPITIPVVNYDNNQHGENENLRVGCLWDGIETIAAVMMMGGF, translated from the coding sequence ATGAAAAGGATAAGCATCCTCCTCCCGATTGTATTATTGGTGTTTCCACTATTGGCACAAGACGCCAACAGCCAAAAAATCAACGCGAGCCACGTCAATCGGCACCATGCGCTATTGGCTGAATACGTGCAATTTTGTGCCATTCCCAATACCTGGAACGACGCCGAGCAATTGCGCCAAAACGCCAGCTTTATCATCGAAATGATGAAAAAAAGGGGCATTACCAATGCCAGAACCCTGGAAGCTGAGGTGCCCGGAGCCATCCCCGCTGTGTATGGCGAAATACTGACGCCTGGTGCCACCCAAACCTTGATATTTTACGCGCATTACGATGGACAACCCGTAAACCCGGCCAAATGGGCGGAGGGACTATCCCCATTCAAACCTCAATTGCTCACTACTTCACTCGATAAAGGAGGGCAGTTTATTGATTTCCCCACCGCAAATACCCCGATCAACAACGATTGGCGTTTATACGGTCGAGCTACTGCTGACGACAAAGCCGGGGTGTTCACCATTCTCAATGCTTACGATGCGATTCGACAAAGTGGACTGGCTCCAAAGCTCAACCTCAAGTTTTTTTTTGAAGGAGAAGAGGAAAAAGGTTCCACCAACCTCGAAGCCATTCTGGCACAGCACAAAGATTTGCTGAAAGCCGATGCCTGGATCATCGTCGATGGCCCCATGCACGCTTCCGGGCGCAAGCAAATTACCTTCGGTGTGCGTGGAGACGTCAACATGAACCTGACGGTGTTGGGTGCCAAACGCCCTTTACACAGCGGTAATTACGGGAATTGGGCGCCGAATCCTGCGCTGAAATTGGTACATCTCCTGGCTTCGATGAAAAACAATCGGGGCAAAGTGCTCATCGATGGTTTTTATGACGATGTGGTTCCTCTGAGCAAAACCGAGCGCAAAGCCTTGGCTGCCATCCCCGATCCGGCGCCCATCATGCAAAAGGATCTGGCATTTGCGGCAGCAGAAAACCCCAAGCGTAGTTTCCTGGAATCCATCACGACCATTCCTACGCTCAACATCAATGGCATCGAAAGTGCAAATGTAGGCCGCTTGGCCAGCAACATTATTCCCACCATGGCCACGGTTACCCTGGATTTGCGCCTGGTCAAAGGCAATGATGTGCAGCGGCAAATCCAAAAGGTGGTTGATCATGTCAAAAAACAAGGTTATTATGTGCTCGACCACGAACCTACGGACGAGGAGCGCATGCAGTATCCCAATATCGCTATCATCCGCAATGGCGTAGGGTACAATGCCCAGCGCACGTCCATGGATGTGCCCATTTCACAAGCGGTAATCAAAGCGGTGCGTTCAACGAGCAAAGAGGAGATCATTTTGATGCCCTCCACGGGGGGGAGTTTGCCGCTATTTTTATTTGAAAAGGTGCTCAATACGCCACCCATCACCATTCCGGTGGTGAATTACGACAACAACCAACACGGGGAGAACGAGAATCTGCGGGTGGGGTGTTTGTGGGACGGGATTGAGACGATTGCGGCAGTGATGATGATGGGGGGATTTTGA
- a CDS encoding PorP/SprF family type IX secretion system membrane protein, which produces MKAQYLFTFLCCTLLTGLQAQQLPNFTIYRDQWNVINPAALSNNYIINEMNYTVGGSYRRNWLNVQDAPQTQILNFEMVWEDRSSVFGAHIINDKTGKLGQTGFYGNYAYILDMGGRTDRALVIGLGAGLVQYGAKLSEIDFPDISNRPSIDDNLLFPDFSLGAFFYEEDRYYLGVSIPQVFGLDTRFTAENGRYDVKRLPHVYGVGGYYFDSFLGNSTSFLELSSWLRYVPNAPLSIDVNGRLQISELYWAGIGFGGSVGQQKSLSVRAETGFVFGEQVRIENGQFKLGIAYDQPLISPLGRYFGGAFEVHLLYSWWK; this is translated from the coding sequence ATGAAAGCTCAGTATCTCTTTACATTCCTCTGCTGTACCCTACTCACTGGACTCCAGGCCCAGCAATTGCCCAATTTTACCATTTACCGCGACCAGTGGAACGTCATCAATCCCGCTGCGCTCTCCAACAACTACATCATCAATGAGATGAACTACACCGTTGGGGGGTCATATCGCCGCAACTGGCTCAACGTTCAAGACGCCCCCCAAACCCAAATCCTGAATTTTGAAATGGTATGGGAAGACCGCAGCTCGGTATTCGGTGCCCACATCATCAATGACAAAACGGGTAAATTGGGACAAACCGGTTTTTACGGAAATTACGCCTACATCCTGGATATGGGCGGGCGCACCGATCGGGCACTCGTCATCGGTTTGGGCGCAGGATTGGTGCAATACGGTGCGAAACTGAGTGAAATTGATTTTCCCGACATCTCCAATCGCCCGTCAATTGACGACAATTTATTGTTTCCCGATTTTTCATTGGGAGCTTTTTTTTATGAAGAAGATCGATATTATCTCGGGGTTTCGATTCCACAAGTATTTGGTTTGGATACCCGCTTTACGGCCGAAAATGGCCGTTACGATGTCAAACGATTGCCCCACGTGTATGGCGTTGGGGGCTATTATTTTGACTCATTTTTGGGCAACAGTACCTCTTTTCTCGAACTCTCGAGTTGGCTGCGCTATGTACCCAATGCTCCCTTGAGTATAGATGTGAATGGACGCCTGCAAATCAGCGAATTGTATTGGGCTGGAATCGGCTTTGGAGGATCGGTCGGGCAACAAAAATCATTGTCCGTACGCGCCGAAACGGGTTTTGTTTTTGGGGAACAAGTGCGCATTGAAAATGGCCAATTTAAATTGGGAATTGCGTATGATCAGCCATTGATTTCACCACTAGGCCGGTACTTTGGTGGCGCTTTTGAAGTACATTTGTTGTACTCCTGGTGGAAGTGA